One genomic window of Methyloceanibacter sp. wino2 includes the following:
- a CDS encoding DNA polymerase Y family protein, producing the protein MTARLRRMVCVWFPHLPIERLTQERLRAGHAPPPAKAPFALVGSDTHGLTLTALNIPCRQEGLSPGMRLADARAICPALLTEPNAPRKDAAFLESLARWTSRYSPSLNVDGADGLWLDVTGVAHLFGGEPELLADLKDRLARLGFRARLGCAGTLGGASALAHFARRSPAIAAPDTLPDTLAPYPIEALRLEPNTILLLRRLGLKRIGQLYGLPRASLERRFHSRDAAESVLRRLDEALGRRNETHAPLLPAPDFVARLSFTEPLISHDGVLAGLEHLAGELCGMLARARAGARRVVLWAARADGSSVALEAGLSAPSATAAHLVRLLKEKLDTIDMGFGVDLMTFAALAVDDLSPEQTALSAAARKPGPEKLIDALASRLGARTVRRLFPQQSHIPELAQTTRSAFAKLPAWNDEATNTPLEKPPRPPLLLATPESVTVMAEIPEGPPLRFTWRRVNRRVVKAEGPERIAPEWWRVFDGSPPQRTRDYYRIEDEDGCRYWVFREGLYQERDEVRDGDPPRWFLHGVFP; encoded by the coding sequence ATGACGGCCCGCCTGAGACGGATGGTCTGCGTGTGGTTCCCGCATCTTCCGATCGAGCGGCTGACGCAGGAGCGCTTGCGCGCGGGCCACGCACCGCCACCGGCTAAAGCACCCTTCGCGCTTGTGGGCAGCGATACGCACGGGCTCACTCTCACGGCCCTCAACATCCCCTGCCGGCAGGAGGGGCTGAGCCCCGGCATGCGGCTGGCCGATGCCCGCGCAATCTGCCCCGCGCTCCTCACCGAGCCCAACGCGCCCAGGAAGGACGCGGCCTTTCTGGAATCCCTCGCCCGCTGGACCTCGCGCTACAGCCCGTCCCTCAATGTGGACGGCGCGGATGGCCTCTGGCTCGACGTGACCGGGGTCGCGCATCTTTTCGGCGGCGAGCCCGAACTGCTGGCTGATCTCAAAGACCGTCTTGCCAGGCTCGGTTTCCGCGCTCGGCTTGGCTGCGCCGGTACGCTCGGGGGCGCCTCGGCGTTGGCGCATTTCGCACGGCGCAGTCCTGCCATCGCTGCGCCCGACACTCTGCCGGACACGCTCGCACCTTACCCCATCGAGGCCCTGCGCCTCGAGCCTAATACAATTCTCCTCTTGCGGCGGCTGGGGCTGAAACGCATCGGCCAGCTTTACGGCCTGCCGCGCGCCAGCCTCGAACGGCGCTTTCATTCAAGGGACGCCGCCGAAAGCGTCCTGCGCCGCCTCGACGAAGCGCTGGGACGAAGGAACGAAACACATGCGCCGCTTCTGCCCGCGCCGGATTTCGTGGCACGCCTCTCTTTTACCGAACCACTCATCTCCCACGACGGAGTGCTTGCCGGTCTTGAACATCTCGCCGGCGAGCTTTGCGGCATGCTCGCGCGCGCACGCGCCGGCGCCCGGCGTGTGGTGCTGTGGGCCGCGCGCGCGGACGGCTCCTCCGTCGCACTCGAAGCCGGCTTGAGCGCGCCATCGGCGACGGCGGCCCATCTGGTGCGCCTTCTCAAGGAGAAGCTCGACACGATCGACATGGGGTTCGGCGTCGACCTCATGACCTTCGCGGCGCTCGCCGTCGATGATCTGTCCCCGGAGCAAACCGCCCTCAGCGCGGCGGCCCGCAAGCCGGGCCCGGAAAAACTCATCGACGCGCTTGCCAGTCGCTTGGGCGCGCGAACCGTGCGCCGCCTGTTTCCGCAACAGAGCCACATCCCCGAGCTTGCGCAAACGACGCGTAGCGCCTTTGCGAAACTGCCGGCCTGGAACGACGAGGCCACCAACACTCCTTTGGAGAAACCGCCGCGACCGCCCCTTCTGCTCGCGACACCGGAAAGCGTGACCGTGATGGCGGAGATCCCCGAAGGGCCGCCGCTCCGCTTCACCTGGCGGCGCGTCAACCGCCGCGTCGTCAAGGCGGAAGGGCCTGAGCGCATCGCGCCCGAATGGTGGCGCGTCTTTGACGGCAGCCCTCCGCAGCGCACGCGCGATTACTACCGCATCGAGGACGAGGACGGGTGCCGCTACTGGGTCTTCCGCGAGGGGCTCTATCAGGAACGGGACGAGGTGCGCGATGGCGATCCCCCGCGCTGGTTCCTGCATGGGGTATTCCCATGA
- a CDS encoding class I SAM-dependent methyltransferase, translating into MHGLDISPALVDKARTRAAAETGDIAIHIANAQNAAAPAGSYDRLFSRFGIMFFDDPEAAFSNLASWLAPGGRIAFAVWGPPRQNPWMTSLRDAVAEVMDVPKPDPDAPGPFRYAGGEKLLGILKAAGLGDLEVRDWRGTIPLGGGVPPEAAVDFALSAFSLGDLLAEADAAVNADVRQRLTQRYAQHERDGAVHMDAHVHIVTGVRPA; encoded by the coding sequence GTGCACGGGCTGGATATTTCACCCGCCCTTGTCGACAAGGCGCGGACACGCGCCGCGGCCGAAACGGGCGACATCGCCATTCATATCGCCAATGCGCAGAACGCAGCCGCGCCCGCCGGCTCCTATGACCGGCTGTTCTCGCGCTTCGGCATCATGTTCTTCGACGACCCTGAGGCCGCCTTTTCCAACCTCGCGTCCTGGCTCGCACCCGGCGGCCGGATCGCCTTCGCCGTCTGGGGCCCGCCGCGCCAAAACCCCTGGATGACCAGCCTTCGCGATGCGGTCGCCGAAGTCATGGATGTGCCGAAGCCCGATCCCGACGCGCCGGGACCGTTTCGCTACGCAGGCGGCGAAAAGCTGTTGGGCATTCTGAAGGCCGCCGGGCTCGGCGATCTCGAGGTCCGCGATTGGCGCGGCACGATCCCTCTTGGAGGCGGGGTCCCGCCGGAGGCGGCCGTGGATTTCGCGCTGTCGGCCTTCTCTCTCGGCGATTTGCTTGCCGAGGCCGACGCGGCCGTCAATGCCGACGTCCGCCAACGCCTGACCCAGCGCTACGCCCAGCACGAACGCGACGGGGCCGTCCACATGGACGCCCACGTTCACATCGTCACCGGCGTCCGCCCAGCCTGA
- a CDS encoding L,D-transpeptidase: MRILGFPAAAGLAAALAALPAPQVSAGLFDSALSSQPQRPQVVGRHLVSVPPGYKPGTIFVQFGRARLYYILPGGRAISYPIAAPKGEARWSGETYVSEKRVNPGWTPTAEMRRENPDLPAYVPGGHPRNPLGVRAMYLGKSLYRIHGTDAPWSIGQSVSHGCIRMFNQDVADLYQRVSIGTAVSVTW, from the coding sequence ATGCGTATCCTCGGATTTCCGGCCGCCGCAGGGCTTGCGGCGGCGCTCGCCGCGTTGCCGGCACCCCAAGTCTCGGCGGGTCTGTTCGATTCGGCCTTATCTTCTCAGCCACAACGGCCCCAAGTGGTGGGACGTCATCTGGTGTCCGTGCCGCCCGGCTATAAGCCCGGCACGATCTTCGTCCAATTTGGGCGGGCCCGGCTCTATTACATCCTGCCGGGCGGGAGAGCCATCAGCTACCCGATCGCGGCTCCCAAGGGCGAAGCGCGATGGTCCGGCGAAACCTATGTCAGCGAGAAGCGCGTGAACCCCGGATGGACGCCGACGGCTGAAATGCGGCGGGAGAACCCCGATCTACCGGCCTATGTGCCGGGCGGGCATCCGCGCAATCCGCTGGGGGTCCGGGCGATGTATCTCGGCAAGAGCCTTTACCGCATTCACGGCACCGATGCGCCCTGGTCCATTGGCCAGTCGGTGTCTCATGGCTGCATCCGCATGTTCAATCAAGATGTGGCCGATCTCTATCAGCGGGTTTCGATAGGAACGGCCGTCAGCGTCACATGGTAA
- a CDS encoding Flp family type IVb pilin has translation MTSIKRFVKDESGATAIEYGLIAAGIAVAIITIVSAVGGTLTGIFTNVNTELQKLPGGGS, from the coding sequence ATGACTTCTATCAAGCGTTTTGTAAAAGACGAGTCCGGCGCAACCGCTATTGAGTATGGCCTGATTGCTGCTGGCATCGCCGTTGCCATCATCACCATCGTGAGCGCGGTCGGTGGCACCCTGACGGGTATCTTCACGAACGTGAACACGGAGCTGCAGAAGCTTCCGGGCGGCGGTTCGTAA
- a CDS encoding DUF1007 family protein, with translation MRAALCVALLGATVTGFAASVEAHPHVWATVRSEVVFGPDKEITGVKQAWTFDEFYSAMAVQGLDTNGDGTYARDELEPLAKVNVESLKDFDYFTFIRQEGEEQFLPLKGPQDYWVEYDGTALTLHFTLPLESPLAPGPKGVTLDVYDPSFFVAFGFADKDPVKIDGSAPGCVVKVVASDPEAAEDAKALTESFFSQLGPDSNYGSQFAQTVTVTCGGQ, from the coding sequence ATGCGCGCGGCCCTATGCGTGGCGCTTTTGGGAGCGACTGTTACCGGCTTCGCGGCCTCCGTGGAGGCTCACCCCCATGTCTGGGCGACCGTGCGCTCCGAAGTCGTCTTCGGTCCGGACAAGGAAATCACCGGCGTAAAACAAGCCTGGACCTTCGACGAGTTCTACAGCGCCATGGCGGTGCAGGGGCTCGATACCAATGGCGATGGCACTTACGCGCGGGACGAACTCGAACCGCTTGCCAAGGTGAACGTCGAATCCCTGAAGGACTTCGACTATTTCACGTTCATCCGGCAGGAAGGCGAAGAGCAGTTTCTGCCGCTGAAAGGACCGCAGGACTATTGGGTCGAGTATGACGGCACGGCGCTGACGCTCCATTTCACACTGCCGCTGGAGTCGCCTCTCGCTCCGGGCCCCAAGGGCGTCACGCTGGATGTCTACGATCCATCGTTCTTCGTTGCGTTCGGTTTCGCCGACAAGGATCCCGTCAAGATTGACGGATCTGCGCCCGGTTGCGTGGTCAAGGTCGTGGCATCCGATCCGGAGGCGGCCGAAGACGCCAAGGCACTGACCGAATCTTTCTTCAGCCAGCTCGGGCCGGACTCCAATTACGGGTCGCAGTTCGCGCAGACCGTGACGGTGACATGCGGCGGGCAATAG
- a CDS encoding nickel/cobalt transporter produces the protein MALLVLAIMPFGQAQAQAQAPQSPPSAFGAPAKPQAPPSAFGAPNSAPGPQAAPVQSAPLTAQGTFGRLQTWIIQTQQKLLRPLAATIKKLKEGNAWRAGLWLAGLSFVYGIVHAAGPGHGKAIISSYVLANRETVRRGILISFLAAAVQGLMAVALVGVLIVALKGTGIEVNSWVKQLESASYALVFLVGLSLLVSTLWRVWRRRGAAEAGEGHDHHDHSHHHDDGDHAHAHDHEHGHHHHDHDHESCEVCGHIVDVREIAQPMTWRKIWAVVLSVGIRPCSGAVLVLVFALAQGLFWAGVASTFAMALGTAITVAVLASLAIGSRNLALAIGGENTRWAEAVWTVCAIGGALFVMTIGLLLFLASLGPARPF, from the coding sequence TTGGCTCTGCTTGTTCTGGCGATCATGCCGTTCGGGCAGGCGCAGGCGCAGGCGCAGGCGCCGCAATCGCCGCCCTCGGCGTTCGGGGCGCCGGCCAAGCCTCAAGCGCCACCGTCGGCGTTCGGTGCACCGAACAGTGCGCCCGGGCCGCAGGCCGCACCTGTCCAATCTGCGCCCCTCACCGCGCAGGGGACGTTCGGCAGGTTGCAGACGTGGATTATTCAGACACAGCAAAAACTGCTGCGGCCGCTCGCGGCGACGATCAAAAAACTCAAGGAGGGGAATGCCTGGCGCGCCGGGCTTTGGCTTGCGGGGCTCAGCTTCGTCTACGGCATCGTCCATGCAGCGGGGCCGGGCCATGGCAAGGCGATCATCTCGTCCTATGTGCTTGCCAACAGAGAAACGGTGCGCCGCGGCATCCTCATCTCGTTCCTCGCGGCGGCGGTTCAAGGCTTGATGGCGGTCGCGTTGGTCGGTGTTCTGATCGTTGCGCTTAAGGGCACGGGCATCGAGGTCAACAGCTGGGTCAAGCAATTGGAGAGCGCCAGCTACGCGCTGGTTTTCCTGGTCGGTCTTTCGCTCCTCGTATCGACGCTCTGGAGAGTCTGGCGCCGCCGGGGTGCAGCGGAAGCCGGCGAGGGGCATGATCACCACGATCACAGTCATCACCACGACGATGGCGATCACGCCCACGCCCATGATCATGAGCACGGTCACCATCATCACGATCACGACCATGAGTCGTGCGAGGTTTGCGGTCATATCGTCGACGTGCGTGAGATTGCCCAGCCGATGACGTGGCGCAAGATTTGGGCTGTGGTTCTATCGGTCGGCATTCGGCCGTGTTCCGGCGCAGTCCTCGTTCTCGTCTTCGCGCTGGCGCAAGGGCTGTTCTGGGCGGGAGTCGCCTCGACCTTCGCCATGGCGCTCGGCACGGCGATCACGGTCGCGGTTCTCGCCTCCTTGGCGATCGGCTCGCGCAATCTCGCCCTTGCGATCGGCGGTGAGAATACGCGGTGGGCGGAGGCAGTGTGGACGGTTTGCGCGATCGGCGGCGCCCTGTTTGTGATGACGATCGGGCTTCTGCTATTCCTCGCCTCGCTCGGACCGGCGCGGCCGTTCTAG
- a CDS encoding NUDIX hydrolase, which yields MGFPKTPALTVDCVVFDPRGRVLLIRRGHEPFKGCYALPGGFLDVGETVEDGCRRELREETGLTVGDLLLVGVYSDPERDPEAIR from the coding sequence ATGGGCTTTCCGAAAACACCAGCACTCACCGTCGATTGCGTGGTCTTCGATCCGCGCGGGCGGGTCCTCCTTATTCGCCGGGGGCATGAGCCCTTCAAGGGTTGCTACGCGCTGCCGGGGGGCTTTTTGGATGTCGGCGAGACGGTCGAGGACGGGTGCCGCCGGGAGCTGCGTGAAGAGACCGGGCTCACGGTCGGCGATCTCCTGCTCGTCGGCGTGTATTCGGACCCGGAACGCGATCCCGAGGCCATACGGTGA